In one Cupriavidus taiwanensis genomic region, the following are encoded:
- the aroG gene encoding 3-deoxy-7-phosphoheptulonate synthase AroG, giving the protein MLKNTDDLRIRELKELLPPAHLIREFGCSEQASDVIYGARQAMHRILHGMDDRLIVIIGPCSIHDTRAALEYAKLLKVQRERFAGELEVVMRVYFEKPRTTVGWKGLINDPHMDGSFKINDGLRTARELLLTISEMGVPTGTEYLDMISPQYIADLVSWGAIGARTTESQVHRELASGLSCPVGFKNGTDGNVKIAVDAIKAASQPHHFLSVTKGGHSAIVSTSGNEDCHVILRGGKAPNYDAASVQEACDAIAKAGLASRLMIDASHANSSKKHENQIPVCAEIGRQIAAGDQRIIGVMVESHLVAGRQDHVQGQPVDQLTYGQSVTDACIGWDDSVKVLEGLAESVRQRRLVSGSGN; this is encoded by the coding sequence ATGCTGAAGAACACCGACGACCTGCGCATCCGCGAACTCAAGGAGCTGCTGCCGCCCGCGCACCTGATCCGCGAGTTCGGCTGCTCCGAACAGGCTTCGGACGTGATCTACGGCGCGCGCCAGGCCATGCACCGCATCCTGCACGGCATGGATGACCGGCTGATCGTCATCATCGGCCCGTGCTCGATCCACGATACCCGCGCCGCGCTCGAATACGCCAAGCTGCTCAAGGTGCAGCGCGAGCGCTTCGCGGGCGAGCTCGAGGTGGTGATGCGGGTGTATTTCGAGAAGCCGCGCACCACGGTGGGCTGGAAGGGGCTGATCAACGATCCGCACATGGACGGCAGCTTCAAGATCAACGACGGCCTGCGCACCGCGCGCGAGCTGCTGCTGACCATCAGCGAGATGGGCGTGCCCACTGGCACCGAGTACCTCGACATGATCAGCCCGCAGTACATCGCCGACCTGGTCAGCTGGGGCGCGATCGGCGCGCGCACCACCGAGTCGCAGGTGCACCGCGAGCTGGCATCCGGACTGTCGTGCCCGGTCGGCTTCAAGAACGGCACCGATGGCAACGTCAAGATCGCGGTCGACGCGATCAAGGCCGCGTCGCAGCCGCACCATTTCCTGTCGGTGACCAAGGGCGGGCATTCGGCAATCGTGTCGACCTCGGGCAACGAGGACTGCCACGTGATCCTGCGCGGCGGCAAGGCGCCCAACTACGACGCCGCCAGCGTGCAGGAAGCGTGCGATGCGATCGCCAAGGCCGGCCTGGCCTCGCGCCTGATGATCGATGCCTCGCATGCCAACAGCAGCAAGAAGCATGAGAACCAGATCCCGGTGTGCGCCGAGATCGGCCGCCAGATTGCCGCCGGCGACCAGCGCATCATCGGCGTGATGGTCGAATCGCACCTGGTGGCCGGCCGCCAGGACCACGTCCAGGGCCAGCCGGTCGACCAACTGACCTATGGCCAGTCGGTGACCGATGCCTGCATCGGCTGGGACGACTCGGTCAAGGTGCTCGAGGGCCTGGCCGAGTCGGTGCGCCAGCGCCGGCTGGTGTCGGGCAGCGGCAACTGA
- a CDS encoding class I SAM-dependent methyltransferase → MSVDEARLNAFMEKFVGDIGAVMHAATVVVGDELGLYKALAEKPMTVAMLAAKTHTDERYLREWLSAQAASGYVDYDADSGQFSLNEEQAYALAQEGSPAFIPGAFQIAVAQFRAIPKMIDIFRNGRGLGWHEHDPALFHGTERFFRPGYAAHLVPDWIPALDGIAARLRAGAMVADVGCGHGASTIIMAQAFPASRFVGFDYHEPSVRHAAEAARRAGVAERVRFEVASAKDYGGTDYDLVAVFDCLHDMGDPVGAARHVRESLRADGAWMIVEPFANDALEQNLNPVGRVFYSASTFICTPASRSQEVGLCLGAQAGEARMRAVAEQAGFGSFRRAAQTPFNLVYEVRP, encoded by the coding sequence ATGAGCGTCGATGAAGCGAGGCTGAATGCCTTCATGGAGAAATTCGTCGGCGACATCGGCGCGGTGATGCATGCCGCGACCGTGGTCGTCGGCGATGAACTCGGCCTGTACAAGGCCCTGGCGGAAAAACCGATGACCGTCGCCATGCTGGCGGCCAAGACCCATACCGACGAGCGCTACCTGCGCGAATGGCTGTCGGCGCAGGCGGCCAGCGGCTACGTCGACTATGACGCCGACTCGGGGCAGTTCAGCCTGAACGAAGAGCAGGCCTATGCGCTGGCGCAGGAAGGCAGCCCGGCCTTTATCCCCGGCGCGTTCCAGATCGCCGTGGCGCAGTTCCGCGCGATTCCGAAGATGATCGACATCTTCCGCAATGGCCGCGGGCTGGGCTGGCACGAGCACGATCCCGCGCTGTTCCACGGCACCGAGCGCTTCTTCCGCCCCGGCTATGCGGCGCACCTGGTGCCGGATTGGATCCCGGCGCTGGACGGCATCGCGGCGCGGCTCAGGGCGGGCGCCATGGTGGCGGATGTGGGCTGCGGCCATGGCGCGTCGACCATCATCATGGCGCAGGCGTTTCCGGCGTCGCGCTTCGTCGGCTTCGACTACCACGAGCCTTCGGTGCGCCATGCGGCCGAGGCCGCGCGCCGCGCCGGCGTGGCCGAGCGCGTGCGCTTCGAGGTGGCCAGCGCCAAGGACTATGGCGGCACGGACTATGACCTGGTGGCGGTGTTCGACTGCCTGCACGATATGGGCGATCCTGTGGGCGCGGCGCGCCACGTGCGCGAGAGCCTGCGCGCCGACGGCGCCTGGATGATCGTCGAGCCCTTTGCCAATGATGCGCTCGAGCAGAACCTGAACCCGGTGGGCCGGGTGTTCTATTCCGCGTCGACCTTCATCTGCACGCCGGCGTCGCGCTCGCAGGAAGTCGGCCTGTGCCTGGGCGCGCAGGCGGGCGAGGCGCGCATGCGCGCGGTGGCGGAGCAGGCGGGCTTCGGCAGCTTCCGGCGCGCGGCGCAGACGCCGTTCAATCTGGTGTATGAAGTGCGGCCGTGA
- the tldD gene encoding metalloprotease TldD: MNAGDLGIRNLATAQQLLLAPYGLDEARLQRVLADIFTHKVDYADLYFQYTRNEAWSLEEGIVKSGSFSIDQGVGVRAVSGDRTAFAYSDEISLPALSQAAAATRTIGRAGSGRVKVAGELATHAGRNLYAPNDPLDSMSAAEKVALLERIERMARAKDPRVVQVMAGLAGEYDVVLVARSDGVIAADVRPLVRVSVTVIAEQGGRREIGSSGGGGRYAYGYFTDDLLQQYVDEAVSSALVNLDARPAPAGAMTVVLGPGWPGVLLHEAVGHGLEGDFNRKGSSAFAGRMGERVAARGVTVVDDGTLANRRGSLNLDDEGNPTQCTTLIEDGILRGYIQDTLNARLMKMPVTGNARRESYAALPMPRMTNTYMLNGDKDPQEIIASVKRGLYAVNFGGGQVDITNGKFVFSASEAYMIEDGKISYPVKGATLVGNGPESLKDVTMIGNDMRLDSGVGVCGKEGQSVPVGVGQPTLRIENMTVGGTA, from the coding sequence ATGAACGCCGGCGATCTCGGAATCCGCAACCTGGCCACCGCGCAGCAACTGCTGCTGGCGCCGTACGGCCTCGACGAAGCCAGGCTCCAGCGCGTGCTGGCCGATATCTTCACGCACAAGGTCGACTACGCCGACCTGTACTTCCAGTACACCCGCAACGAGGCCTGGAGCCTGGAAGAAGGCATCGTCAAGTCAGGCAGCTTCAGCATCGACCAGGGCGTGGGCGTGCGCGCCGTCTCGGGCGACCGCACCGCCTTCGCCTACTCGGATGAAATCAGCCTGCCCGCGCTGTCGCAGGCGGCAGCCGCCACCCGCACCATCGGCCGCGCCGGCAGCGGCCGCGTCAAGGTCGCCGGCGAGTTGGCCACGCACGCCGGGCGCAACCTGTACGCGCCCAACGACCCGCTCGACTCGATGAGCGCGGCGGAAAAGGTCGCGCTGCTGGAGCGCATCGAGCGCATGGCGCGCGCCAAGGACCCGCGCGTGGTGCAGGTGATGGCGGGCCTGGCCGGCGAGTACGACGTGGTGCTGGTGGCGCGCAGCGACGGCGTGATCGCCGCCGACGTGCGCCCGCTGGTGCGGGTCTCGGTCACGGTGATCGCCGAACAGGGCGGGCGCCGCGAGATCGGCTCGTCCGGCGGCGGCGGCCGCTATGCCTACGGCTACTTCACCGATGACCTGCTGCAGCAGTACGTGGACGAGGCGGTGTCGTCGGCACTGGTCAACCTGGATGCGCGCCCGGCCCCGGCCGGCGCGATGACCGTGGTGCTGGGCCCCGGCTGGCCCGGCGTGCTGCTGCACGAGGCGGTCGGCCACGGGCTGGAGGGCGACTTCAACCGCAAGGGCTCGTCGGCGTTCGCCGGCCGCATGGGCGAACGTGTCGCCGCCAGGGGCGTGACCGTGGTCGACGACGGCACGCTGGCCAACCGCCGCGGCTCGCTCAACCTCGACGATGAAGGCAACCCGACCCAGTGCACCACGCTGATCGAGGACGGCATCCTGCGCGGCTATATCCAGGACACGCTCAACGCGCGCCTGATGAAGATGCCGGTCACCGGCAATGCGCGCCGCGAAAGCTATGCCGCGCTGCCGATGCCGCGCATGACCAACACCTACATGCTCAATGGCGACAAGGATCCGCAGGAGATCATCGCCAGCGTCAAGCGCGGCCTGTATGCGGTCAATTTCGGCGGCGGCCAGGTCGACATCACCAACGGCAAGTTCGTGTTCTCGGCCAGCGAGGCCTACATGATCGAGGACGGCAAGATCAGCTACCCGGTCAAGGGCGCGACCCTGGTCGGCAACGGCCCGGAATCGCTCAAGGACGTGACCATGATCGGCAACGACATGCGGCTGGATTCCGGCGTGGGCGTGTGCGGCAAGGAAGGCCAGAGCGTGCCGGTGGGCGTGGGCCAGCCGACGCTGCGCATCGAGAACATGACGGTGGGCGGGACGGCCTGA
- a CDS encoding carbon-nitrogen hydrolase family protein encodes MTPASPAPFRVAAVQTVTGTSLDANLARAEARIAEAAAGGAELVLLPEYFCIMGRAESDKVAVREHDGDGPVQQFLADAARRHGIWLVGGTLPMWCDDPQRVYNTSLAFDPRGERIARYDKIHLFGFTRGTESYDESRTILAGRTPVSFDAPCGRVAMSVCYDLRFPELYRGLAADGGTSLILMPAAFTYTTGQAHWEILLRARAIENQCYVLAAAQGGKHENGRRTWGHSMLVDPWGEVLAMLPEGEGVVGGVIDPARLEEVRQNLPALRHRVL; translated from the coding sequence ATGACTCCAGCCAGCCCTGCCCCGTTCCGCGTTGCCGCGGTCCAGACCGTGACCGGCACCTCGCTCGACGCCAACCTGGCGCGCGCCGAGGCGCGCATCGCCGAGGCCGCCGCCGGCGGCGCCGAGCTGGTGCTGCTGCCCGAGTACTTCTGCATCATGGGGCGCGCCGAATCCGACAAGGTGGCCGTGCGCGAGCACGACGGCGACGGCCCGGTGCAGCAGTTCCTGGCCGACGCGGCGCGCCGCCATGGCATCTGGCTGGTGGGCGGCACCCTGCCGATGTGGTGCGACGACCCGCAGCGCGTGTACAACACCTCCCTCGCCTTCGACCCGCGCGGCGAGCGCATCGCGCGCTACGACAAGATCCACCTGTTCGGCTTTACCCGCGGCACCGAAAGCTATGACGAATCGCGCACCATCCTGGCCGGGCGCACGCCCGTCAGCTTCGACGCGCCCTGTGGCAGGGTGGCGATGTCGGTGTGCTATGACCTGCGCTTCCCGGAGCTGTACCGCGGCCTGGCCGCCGACGGCGGCACCAGCCTGATCCTGATGCCGGCCGCCTTCACCTACACCACCGGGCAGGCGCACTGGGAAATCCTGCTGCGCGCCCGCGCCATCGAGAACCAGTGCTATGTGCTGGCGGCGGCGCAGGGCGGCAAGCACGAGAACGGCCGGCGCACCTGGGGCCATTCGATGCTGGTCGACCCGTGGGGCGAAGTGCTGGCGATGCTGCCCGAGGGCGAAGGCGTGGTCGGCGGCGTGATCGACCCGGCGCGGCTGGAGGAAGTCCGGCAGAACCTGCCGGCACTGCGGCACCGGGTGCTGTAG
- a CDS encoding YhdP family protein yields the protein MSSRAPQPADGSPPTGGAGGHEAATTLPATPTVSPRIDTADAARRSATWAGAGALARAGARAAAAAVRHRFWRGLGRALVRLALVLAVLALAAGLLIRFVLWPQASAAREWLEQRGSQALSAQVRIGSLDTYWDGWHPAFRARGLSVVDSQQRALLSAATLDGKLAWRSLISMNLQFVSLSASGTDILVRRTPQGRLLVAGMVVDATGGQQDDDRFLGWLMSQGRVALSDGRLRWLDEKAGLPRLDIGEIRLDTRRDGARHTFDLEARSPALGPRPLEVRSTFRDDYLHSAGNWRHWTGQATWDLGQLQLPVLQRYLAMFERVASGTFSTDGSIEFRQGRIVRSQTRLRASGVDLQLAGAAAPLRLANAQALLLHRTERDGSNLLTVDTLLWQPLQPQQPAVPDHGNAPAVADGGWREGMRKVAIGWARAKDGSLNQFSLKAPSLDLNTVRALATSMPIDTAVLRQLRALQPAGHIDNLNLSWTRARTGMLERGGGKPHYSIQGTLREVSVNGQPAVPALDAAGHARLGTPGFSRLSGTFALDEQQGSARFEGNDAALVLPGLFEDPRLAFDQIGGDVRWQHRDGKLAVTLDSVRFANADAAGSVRGTWRAGGDGVSGIADLAGEMTRANVARVPRYLPLSIPATTRHYLSGALAGGEASGVSFVLRGDLAHFPFQAPHQKAGEFRVEVPIEHVSYQIAPHVASHEPAHGTPGASAWPVFTDIAGRVVFDRGGMTFLARRATVQDIAGVTLQDVSGRIDELSPRGKLAIDGSATGPVQGFVRYINASPVREWTGHVADAARASGNGELKLGLEMPLEHADAARVDGRFRFPGNDVVLSPQLPPLGHASGVITFNERGFGLENIRARFLGGELRLAGGTQPDGATRVSANGQASAAGLREAAAGSALAPLAARLEGATGYSAVIGVRERQLQVQLNSELNGMALQLPAPLAKAAAPALPLRVELRPAAPAANAARAGTDELALQLGNVLNARFLLRRDGGGSGGNASNGFEVLAGGIGVQQAAPLPAAGVSAAATFDQLDIDAWRAAFAGGADGAGADESPSPLLPNRIALRARALHGMGRTLDEVVLDASREADGWNARVDSRQIAGALQWRPGATAAAGSLRLRLARLNVPDANDEHNVVDALASSIDTLPAIDLVADQFMLRGHDFGKLEVKAHTDTGAGGTDPVWTLDKLQIEQPGATLTGNGSWRVPRRLRADASAERRTLLSFAIDMRDAGATLERLGLPHTLSDGKGKLEGRVAWRGSPLSIDYPTLTGKLSLDLENGQILSVDPGAARLLGVLSLQGLLRFATLDFRTLSGRGLLFDRITGSGTIENGVGMIQDFQLRSPQIIASMSGTANLLRETQDLRVAVVPRINATTTSIAAAFINPALGIGTLAAQLLFADEFSKMFTQHYRISGSWANPQVGKVEDNKAQGPTFQNRADPAFPR from the coding sequence ATGTCCAGCCGCGCCCCACAACCCGCTGACGGTTCTCCCCCCACTGGCGGCGCGGGCGGGCACGAGGCCGCCACCACGCTGCCCGCCACCCCCACCGTGTCCCCTCGCATCGACACCGCTGACGCCGCGCGCCGCAGCGCAACGTGGGCGGGCGCAGGGGCGCTGGCACGCGCCGGTGCGCGCGCGGCCGCGGCGGCCGTGCGCCATCGGTTCTGGCGTGGCCTGGGGCGCGCGCTGGTGCGCCTGGCGCTGGTGCTGGCGGTGCTGGCGCTGGCGGCGGGCCTGCTGATCCGCTTCGTGCTGTGGCCGCAGGCCTCCGCCGCGCGCGAGTGGCTGGAACAGCGCGGCTCGCAGGCGCTGTCGGCCCAGGTCAGGATCGGCTCGCTCGATACCTATTGGGACGGCTGGCACCCCGCCTTCCGTGCGCGCGGCCTGAGCGTGGTGGACAGCCAGCAGCGCGCGCTGCTGTCGGCCGCCACGCTCGACGGCAAGCTGGCGTGGCGTTCGCTGATCAGCATGAACCTGCAGTTCGTCAGCCTGAGCGCCAGCGGCACCGACATCCTGGTGCGCCGCACCCCGCAGGGCCGGCTGCTGGTCGCCGGCATGGTGGTCGATGCCACCGGCGGCCAGCAGGACGACGACCGCTTCCTGGGCTGGCTGATGTCGCAGGGGCGCGTGGCGCTGTCGGACGGCAGGCTGCGCTGGCTCGACGAGAAGGCGGGCCTGCCCCGGCTCGACATCGGCGAGATCCGCCTCGACACCCGCCGCGACGGCGCGCGCCACACCTTCGACCTGGAAGCGCGCTCGCCGGCACTGGGCCCGCGCCCGCTCGAGGTGCGCTCGACCTTCCGCGACGACTACCTGCACAGCGCCGGCAACTGGCGCCACTGGACCGGCCAGGCCACCTGGGACCTCGGCCAGCTGCAGTTGCCGGTGCTGCAGCGCTACCTGGCGATGTTCGAGCGGGTCGCCAGCGGCACCTTCAGCACCGACGGCAGCATCGAATTCCGCCAGGGGCGCATCGTGCGCAGCCAGACCCGGCTGCGCGCCAGCGGCGTCGACCTGCAGCTGGCCGGCGCCGCCGCGCCGCTGCGGCTGGCCAATGCGCAAGCCCTGCTGCTGCACCGGACCGAGCGCGACGGCAGCAACCTGCTCACCGTCGACACACTGCTATGGCAGCCGCTGCAGCCCCAGCAGCCGGCGGTGCCAGATCACGGCAACGCTCCCGCGGTGGCCGACGGCGGCTGGCGCGAAGGCATGCGCAAGGTCGCCATCGGCTGGGCCCGGGCCAAGGACGGCAGCCTGAACCAGTTCTCGCTGAAGGCGCCCTCGCTGGACCTGAACACGGTGCGCGCCCTGGCCACCTCGATGCCGATCGATACCGCGGTGCTGCGCCAGTTGCGCGCGCTGCAGCCGGCAGGGCACATCGACAACCTCAACCTCAGCTGGACCCGCGCGCGCACCGGCATGCTCGAGCGCGGCGGCGGCAAGCCCCACTACAGCATCCAGGGCACGCTGCGCGAGGTCTCGGTCAACGGCCAGCCGGCGGTGCCGGCGCTCGACGCCGCCGGGCATGCGCGCCTCGGCACGCCGGGCTTCTCGCGCCTGTCGGGCACCTTCGCCCTGGACGAGCAGCAGGGCTCGGCGCGCTTCGAAGGCAACGACGCGGCGCTGGTGCTGCCGGGGCTGTTCGAAGACCCGCGCCTGGCGTTCGACCAGATCGGCGGCGACGTGCGCTGGCAGCACCGCGACGGCAAGCTCGCGGTGACGCTGGACAGCGTGCGCTTTGCCAATGCCGACGCCGCCGGCTCGGTGCGCGGCACCTGGCGCGCGGGCGGCGACGGGGTCTCGGGCATCGCCGACCTGGCCGGCGAGATGACCCGCGCGAACGTGGCGCGGGTGCCGCGCTACCTGCCGCTGAGCATTCCCGCCACCACCCGCCACTACCTGTCCGGCGCGCTCGCGGGCGGCGAGGCCAGCGGGGTCAGCTTCGTGCTGCGCGGCGATCTCGCGCACTTCCCGTTCCAGGCGCCGCACCAGAAGGCGGGCGAGTTCCGCGTCGAAGTGCCGATCGAACACGTCAGCTACCAGATCGCACCGCATGTGGCGAGCCACGAGCCGGCGCACGGCACTCCCGGCGCATCGGCATGGCCGGTGTTCACCGACATCGCCGGGCGCGTGGTGTTCGACCGCGGCGGCATGACCTTCCTGGCGCGCCGCGCCACCGTGCAGGACATTGCCGGCGTCACGCTGCAGGACGTCAGCGGCCGCATCGACGAACTCAGCCCGCGCGGCAAGCTCGCCATCGACGGCAGCGCCACCGGCCCGGTGCAAGGCTTCGTGCGCTACATCAACGCGTCGCCGGTGCGCGAGTGGACCGGGCACGTGGCCGACGCGGCCAGGGCCAGCGGCAACGGCGAGCTGAAGCTCGGGCTCGAGATGCCGCTGGAGCACGCCGACGCGGCCAGGGTCGATGGCCGCTTCCGCTTTCCCGGCAACGATGTCGTGCTCAGCCCGCAACTGCCGCCGCTGGGCCATGCCAGCGGCGTCATCACCTTCAACGAGCGTGGCTTCGGGCTGGAGAACATTCGCGCGCGCTTTCTCGGCGGCGAGCTGCGCCTTGCCGGCGGCACCCAGCCGGACGGCGCCACGCGCGTAAGCGCGAATGGCCAGGCCTCGGCCGCCGGGCTGCGCGAGGCCGCCGCGGGCAGCGCGCTGGCGCCGCTGGCGGCGCGGCTGGAAGGCGCCACCGGCTACAGCGCGGTGATCGGCGTGCGCGAACGTCAGTTGCAGGTCCAGCTGAACTCCGAGCTCAATGGCATGGCGCTGCAGCTGCCGGCGCCGCTGGCCAAGGCCGCCGCGCCCGCATTGCCGCTGCGCGTGGAACTGCGCCCGGCCGCGCCTGCGGCCAATGCCGCGCGCGCCGGCACCGACGAACTGGCGCTGCAGCTGGGCAATGTGCTCAATGCCCGCTTCCTGCTGCGCCGCGATGGCGGCGGCAGCGGTGGTAATGCCAGCAACGGCTTCGAAGTGCTGGCGGGCGGCATCGGCGTGCAGCAGGCGGCGCCGCTGCCGGCGGCGGGCGTCAGCGCCGCGGCCACCTTCGACCAGCTCGATATCGATGCCTGGCGCGCGGCCTTCGCCGGTGGCGCTGACGGCGCGGGGGCCGACGAGTCGCCCTCGCCATTGCTGCCCAACCGGATCGCGCTGCGCGCGCGCGCGCTGCACGGCATGGGCCGCACGCTGGACGAGGTCGTGCTCGACGCCAGTCGCGAGGCCGACGGCTGGAACGCCAGGGTCGACTCGCGCCAGATTGCCGGCGCGCTGCAATGGCGCCCGGGCGCGACGGCTGCCGCCGGTTCGCTGCGCTTGCGCCTGGCGCGCCTGAACGTGCCGGACGCCAACGACGAGCACAACGTGGTCGATGCGCTGGCCAGCAGCATCGACACCTTGCCCGCGATCGACCTGGTCGCCGACCAGTTCATGCTGCGCGGCCACGACTTCGGCAAGCTCGAAGTCAAGGCGCATACCGACACCGGCGCGGGCGGCACCGATCCGGTCTGGACCCTGGACAAGCTGCAGATCGAGCAGCCCGGCGCCACCCTGACCGGCAACGGCAGCTGGCGCGTGCCGCGCCGCCTGCGCGCCGACGCCAGCGCCGAGCGCCGCACGCTGCTGTCCTTCGCCATCGACATGCGCGACGCCGGCGCGACGCTGGAGCGGCTGGGGCTGCCGCATACGCTCAGCGACGGCAAGGGCAAGCTCGAGGGCCGCGTGGCGTGGCGCGGCTCGCCGCTGTCGATCGACTACCCGACGCTGACCGGCAAGCTGTCGCTGGACCTGGAGAACGGCCAGATCCTCAGCGTCGATCCGGGCGCGGCGCGCCTGCTCGGCGTGCTCAGCCTGCAGGGCCTGCTGCGCTTTGCCACGCTGGACTTCCGCACGCTCTCCGGGCGCGGGCTGCTGTTCGACCGCATCACCGGCAGCGGCACCATCGAGAATGGCGTCGGCATGATCCAGGACTTCCAGCTGCGCAGCCCGCAGATCATCGCCAGCATGAGCGGCACCGCCAACTTGCTGCGCGAGACCCAGGACCTGCGCGTGGCGGTGGTGCCGCGCATCAATGCCACCACCACGTCGATCGCGGCGGCCTTCATCAACCCGGCGCTGGGCATAGGCACGCTCGCCGCGCAACTGCTGTTCGCCGACGAGTTCTCCAAGATGTTCACCCAGCACTACCGCATCTCGGGCAGCTGGGCCAACCCACAGGTCGGCAAAGTGGAGGACAATAAGGCGCAAGGCCCGACCTTCCAGAACCGCGCGGATCCGGCCTTCCCGCGCTAG